A window of Nitratireductor kimnyeongensis genomic DNA:
GATATTCTCGCTTTTCGCATTTTCGCAGGCGGCGCTCATATGGCTGGTCATCGCCGCCGAGTAATTGCTGTTGGAATAGTTGTACTCGCTGACGCCTGTGGCGCCTTTGAAAAGGCGGCTATCGCCCGCCCGGTTCCGCACATAGCCATAGTTGGAATAGATCGACTTCGCACCGGCAAGGTCGTTGCCGCCCGAGCGGTAGCTGGTGCCCGAATAGCTTTGCGCCGTGATGCTGGTGGGGGTGTAATAGGTATTGGCCCCGTCGGTCAGAACGATCACCACCTTGTCATTGCCCTTTTCGGTGTCCGGGCGGCCCTCGGTGAAGGGCGCGCGGCCGGAAACCACCCGCCAACCCCAGGCGAAACCTTCGGTCACATTGGTGGCGCCGCCTGCATCCATGTCGTCGATGGCGGCATTGATCTTGTTCAGCCCCTCGGTCTTGCCGACATCGGTCAACGGCGTGATCGGCTTGGTGCTGCAACTCGCATTCGGGCCCTCGTTGATGCCCATGCTGCCTGTTTCATAGGGAGTGAAATATTTCGGCATATAGGCCTGATCATACGCAGCGGATGCCGAACTGCTGGTGAAATCGTCCCACCAGTTGTTGTTGGCCGGCCTCCAGCTTGTATCGGTCTGGTCCGTTTCATCCGGCGCGAACATGGGAACGAACAGGCTCTTCGGGTCGCTGCTTTCAGCCGGGTCGTCATTGATGTTCAGCGGATAAGGACGCATCTCCACGCAACCGGCCCAGCTGGTAAAACGGTCATAGGTCGTGGTTTTTGTCTCGACCCACCCCCAGGTCCGGCAGGAACCGTTGTTCCGATAGCGGGTGCATTCATAGTTCCAATCCGAGGAGGTGCCCGAAATGCGCTTCATCTGGTCGTAGAGCGTGAAACGCGTGACCTTCTGGCCTTCTTCCTCTCCCCAGCCGCTGCCGCGCTTGTAATAGACGCCGCCTGACAATTCGACACGCTTGTTCGGATCGGCCGCCTTCATGGTCGACCAGTCGAAATTCTCATGGTGAATGGGCGAGGCGCCGTCTGTGTCCATCCAGCTTGCACTGGCATTGTCCGGTCCGACATTCACTGATGCCGCGAACGGCACGACACCGAACTGTACGGGCTTCTGGATCTGTTTCATCTGCGCGCCCTCGGCGGCGATGGTCTTCACCAGTTCCTTGGCAGCCTTCTTCAGGATGGTCAGACGCTTTTCGAAAGATCCGGTCGATGTGTAGTCCATCGAGCCGGAGTTATCGAGCACGAGGGCCACTTCCAGCGTGTTCTTGAGACGAATCTCGCTTTGCGCGCGGAAGTCGATCTTCGTTTCCTCATCGGCCGCTTCTTTCCGCAGCTTCTGGAACACGGGATAGAATATCGGCGCGTATTTGAGCTCCGCCTCGAGCTTCAGCGTACCACCGCCGGTGTTCTGGTTGGGCAGGGTGATGAGCAGCTTCGTGTTCTCGGGCTTTACGCTCCCCAGATTGGCTTCGAAGAAATCCTTCGCATAAGCCTTGGCATCGGCGTCGGATGCTCCTTGGGTGAGGTAACGGGCTGTCGCTATGCCTGCCGCATCGAGAGCATTCAGCGTCATCTGCCGCTGCCGGGAAATCTGGCTGTAATCCACCACGAGGGCGGCAACCCCCATGATGGGCGCCATCACAAGCGCCGTCATCATGGCAAAATTGCCGCGACGGTCATGCGCGAATTTCCTGAACATCTGTGCCACCCCACTAAAGGTACTGGCCCAAAATCTCCCCAAAGTGCTTAACCGGGCGTAACCGGTGCGATTGCGGATGTTTTCTTGGTTCCTGTAGGGTTAACCCCTTGCCTCAAATGCATTGCATTCTGGCTGTGGCGATAAAACCGGGTGACAGGAAAGCCAGCATCCGATAATTCCCGGCCCTAGCCATTCTCACCGCACCTCAAAGATCCGAGACGACCTTTCCCCCATGCCTCAAGCCACGCAGATCATCGATACGCTCGACCACCTCACTGGTTCTTATGACGCCGTCCTGTGCGATGTGTGGGGCGTGGTCCACAATGGCGTAACTGTTTTCCCCGAGGCCTGCGCGGCCCTGTCTCGGGCGCGAGCCGCCGGCAAGGCGGTTGTTCTCATCACCAATTCACCACGCCCGCATAGGGGTGTGGAAGAGCAACTCCGGGCATTGGGTGTTCACGACGAAGCGTGGGATCGTGTCGTGACCTCCGGGGACGTGACGCGTGACCTGATCCGCACCGCGCCGCGGCGTCTCTTCCACATCGGCCCGGAACGGGATCAGGCAATTTTCGAGGGGATCGATGTGGATCTTGTGGAGGATTTCGAAGCCTCCGGTGTCGTCTGCACGGGCCTGTTCGACGATGAGAACGAAACGCCGGAAGATTATGCAGAGATGCTCGAACGCCTGAGAATGCGCGACCTGCCGTTTATCTGCGCCAACCCAGACATCATCGTCGAGCGCGGCGACCGGCACATCTGGTGCGCTGGGGCGCTGGCACGTGACTACGGGCTTTTGGGCGGCCGGACGCTGATTGCCGGCAAGCCGCATCGCCCGATCTATGAGGCGGCGTTCAAGGCGGCGGCCGAGATCATGGGAAGCGAACTGGCGCGCGAAAGGGCGCTTGCCATCGGCGATGGCGTGCTGACCGACGTGAAGGGCGCCGACCAGTATGGCATCGATGTCCTGTTCGTGACCGACGGCATTCACGCGCGCGAATATGGCAATGGCGAAGGGCCGGAGCCCGACCGCCTTGCGGCGTTTCTCGAAACCCACGGCCACAATCCCGTGGCGGCCATACCACGTCTCAGATAGGGTGCGCGCGTGGCCGGACCGATCAAGCGCATTGCAGATCTGAACACAATGCCCGCTGACTTGCGCGGCGGCGTGGTGGCTATCGGCAATTTTGATGGCGTGCATCGTGGGCACCAGTCAGTGCTTGAACCCGCACTGGAGATTGCCCGACGTGACAGCGTTCCCGCTCTCGTACTGACCTTTGAACCGCATCCGCGGCAGGTTTTCCGGCCCGATGTCCCGCTTTTCCGTCTGACGCCGGCGCCCATGAAGGCAGTGCTGCTGGGAGCGCTCGGCTTCGATGCGGTAGTCGAGCAGCAGTTCGATCGCGCGTTCTCCGGCCTTTCGCCGCAGGAGTTTGTCCGCTCCGTTCTGGTCGAGGGGCTTGGCATTACCCATGTGGTGACAGGTTTCGATTTTCATTTCGGAAAAAACCGTGGCGGCACGCCGGAGCTTCTCAAGGCAGCGGGACAGGAAAACGGTTTCGGCGTGACCGTGGTGGATGCCTATTCCGATGAGGGCGGGGCGGTGATTTCGTCAAGCCGCATTCGTGGCCTTTTGGGGGGAGGCGAGGTGGCGGAGGCTGCCGGGCTTCTTGGCTATCGCTATACGGTCGAGGCTGAAGTTACGGGTGGCCAGAAGCTTGGCCGCACGCTGGGCTTTCCGACGGCAAACATGGCGTTGCCGTTGGAAACGGAACTCCGCCACGGTATCTATGCGGTGCGCTTTCGCCAGGCCGATGGCAGGCTGCACAATGGCGTCGCCAGTTTCGGCCGCCGACCGACCGTGACGAAAGATGGTGCGCCGCTTCTGGAAACCTTCCTGTTCGATTTCGACGGTGATCTTTACGGGGAAATCTGCTCGGTCTCTCTGTTTTCCTTCCTGCGTGGCGAGGAAAAGTTCGACGGACTGGATGCGCTGGTTGCACAGATGAAGCGCGACGAGGCGGAAGCCCGCGCTCTGCTTGCCGAGGTGAAGCCCAACTCCGCTCTCGATTTACGGCTCGCTTTCGAGGGGCTTGGGGCGTGAGGCCATTCGCCCCTTTATTCTTCGTGCAGCGTCGGCTAAAAGCCGTTCCCATGATGACACGCGCCGGTTTCATACCGATTGCCATACGAATTATTGGCCCGGCCTTCCGTGCGGCCTGAGTGCTGCGGAAGGTCCGGGTTTTGCCGCGCGTCACACGCGCATTTTCCGAATTCCGATAATGGCTATGGCAGGGCCATCGCAGGCTTTGCCCATCTCACGGCGAGAACATGACCGATACGTCCGAAAAACTCGACTATTCCAAGACCCTCAACCTGCCGCAGACCGAGTTTCCCATGCGTGCGGGGCTGCCCAAGAAAGAGCCCGAGATCGTTGCCCGCTGGCAGGAGATGGATCTCTACCGTCTCATGCGCGAGGATGCGCAGGGGCGCGAAAAATTCGTGCTGCATGACGGTCCGCCCTATGCCAATGGCAACATCCATATCGGACACGCGCTGAACAAGGTTTTGAAGGACATCATCACGCGCTCCTTCCAGATGCGCGGCTATGATGCCAATTACGTGCCTGGCTGGGACTGCCACGGTCTTCCCATCGAATGGAAGATCGAGGAACAGTACCGCGCCAAGGGCAGGAACAAGGACGAGGTGCCGGTCAACGAATTCCGTCAGGAATGCCGTGACTTCGCCAGCCACTGGATCAAGGTCCAGTCGGACGAATTCCTGCGGCTGGGCATCGAGGGCGACTTCAAGAACCCCTACACGACGATGAACTTCCACGCCGAGGCGCGGATCGCCGGCGAGCTTCTGAAATTCGCCATGTCCGGCCAGCTCTATCGCGGCTCCAAGCCGGTGATGTGGAGCGTGGTGGAGCGCACGGCGCTGGCCGAGGCGGAAGTGGAATACCAGGATGTCGAAAGCGACATGATCTGGGTGAAGTTTCCGGTGGCGCGCGCTGTGGCCAGTGGATGGGCGCCTCTGGACGTTCCGGCGGCAGAACATGCAAAGCAAGTGAACGAACTGACTTCTGGCTTGCAGGACGCTCACGTAGTTATCTGGACGACGACCCCGTGGACCATCCCCGGCAACCGCGCCATCGCCTATTCGCCGCGCATTTCCTATGGCCTTTACGAGGTTACGGCGGCAGAAAACGATTTTGGACCGCAGGCAGGTGAAAAGCTGATTTTCGCCGATGCACTGGCAGAAGAATCCTTCGCCAAAGCAAAGCTTGAATACAAGCGCTTGCGCGATGTGTCTGCAGAGGCTCTCGCCACGATTACCTGCGCCCACCCGCTCAGGGGCCATGGCGGCGGCTATGACTTCACTGTTCCGCTGCTGCCCGGCGATCATGTCACCGACGATGCCGGTACCGGCTTCGTGCACACCGCGCCCAGCCATGGTCGCGAGGATTTTGACGCGTGGATGGACGCCCGCGCTGAGCTTGAGGCGCGTGGCTTCGACAGCACGATCCCGTTCCCCGTCGACGACGCGGGCTTTTACACCAAGGACGCGCCGGGCTTCGGTCCGGACCGCGAAGGCGGCGCGGCGCGCGTCATCGACGACAAGGGCAAGAAGGGTGACGCCAACAAGGCCGTCATCGAAGCGCTGATCGCGCGCGACATGCTTTTCGCACGTGGGCGGCTGAAACACTCCTACCCGCATTCCTGGCGCTCGAAAAAGCCGGTCATCTTCCGCAACACGCCGCAATGGTTCGTCTATATGGACAAGGACCTTGGCGACGCTTCAACACTACGGTCCCGTGCGCTGAAGGCAATCGACGAGACCCGTTTTGTGCCGGCTGCCGGCCAGTCGCGCCTGCGCGCCATGATCGCCGACCGGCCCGACTGGGTGCTCTCGCGCCAGCGGGCCTGGGGCGTGCCGATCTGCGTCTTTGCCGATGAAGACGGCAATGTGCTGCAGGACGAGGCCGTCAACCAGCGCATTCTGGAAGCCTTCGAGGCCGAGGGCGCAGATGCATGGTTTGCCGAAGGTGCGCGCGAGCGCTTCCTCGGCGAGCGGGCCGGCGAGCCGTGGCAGCAGGTCATGGACATTCTCGATGTGTGGTTCGATTCCGGCTCCACCCACACTTTTACGCTGGAAGACCGGCCGGACATGAAATGGCCCGCCGATGTCTATCTGGAAGGCTCCGATCAGCATCGCGGCTGGTTCCACTCTTCCCTGCTGGAAAGCTGCGCCACTCGGGGCAGGGCGCCTTACGACACGGTCATCACCCATGGTTTCACCATGGCGGAAGATGGTCGCAAGATGTCGAAGTCGCTTGGCAACACAGTGGTTCCGCAGGAGATCATGAGCCAGTCGGGCGCGGACATTCTGCGCCTTTGGGTCGCCACCACCGATTACTGGGAAGACCAGCGTCTCGGCAAGGCGATCATCCAGACCAATGTCGATGCCTATCGCAAGCTCAGAAACACCATCCGCTGGATGTTGGGCTCGCTGGCGCACGATTCGGGCGAGGAAGTGCCTCTTGCCGAGATGCCGGAGCTGGAACGCCTGATGCTCCATCGTCTGGCCGAGCTCGATGAGCTGGTGCGCAAGGGCTACGACAATTTTGATTTCAAGCGCATCATCCGTTCACTGCTCGATTTCATGGTGGTCGAACTCTCCGCCTTCTATTTCGACGTGCGCAAGGACGCGCTCTACTGCGATGCCCCGTCGAGCACGCGCCGCAAGGCATCGCTTCAGGTGGTTCGCACCCTGTTCGACTGCGTGGTGACATGGCTCGCACCCATGCTGCCTTTCACCATGGAAGAGGCATGGCTTGAGCGTCATCCCGATGCGCGTTCGGTGCATCTGGAGCAATTCCCCGCCGTGCCACAGGAATGGCGCGATGCGGAGCTCGCCGAGAAATGGCGGAAAATCCGGCAGGTGCGCCGCGTGGTCACCGGCGCGCTGGAGATCGAGCGCAAGGACAAGACCATCGGTTCCTCCCTTGAGGCCGCTCCGGTCGTCTATGTGAACGATGAAGGACTGCAACAGGCCATCGCCGACCGAGACATGGCCGAAATCTGCATCACTTCCGGCATCGATATCCGCCACGAGGCACCGCCGGCGGATGCCTTCACGCTGGATGAGGTGTCGGGTGTTGGCGTTGTCTTTGCCCGCGCTACCGGCGAGAAATGCGCGCGCTCCTGGCGCTATACCGACGATGTAGGGTCCGATCCCGCGTTTCCTGACGTGTCGGCGCGTGATGCGGCCGCCCTCCAAGAACTCAAGGCGCTGGGCCGCTTTTGAACAAAGGAAGCTGGGAAGCTTCGGCGCTGCCGATTGCTTCCCGCTCACTCCTTCGCTACAAATGCCGCCGGGTTAAGGATGCCACGTTGTTGCCGGATTCGTGCGCGACATGCGTGATTTGAGTTTCCCGACGGTCTGATTTAACGGGACGACAAACAGAATGCATCGCCTGACGGGCGTCATTCTGGGAGAGAGGTGGCAGTGAAGAGAACGGAAACCACAACGTCGCGGCGTTGCGCGCGCATGGTTGCGGCTTCGGGCACATTGTGCCTCTCGGCCATTCTTCTGTCCGGGTGCATCGGCGCGCCGACCTACGGAACCGGCAAGGCCGCCGACCAGCAATTGCTTGAAGATGTTACGGGCGTTCTGTCGCTTGGTCCGAAGGACAAGCCACGCGTCGAATACAAGCCGCGCGCGGGCATCGTGATGCCTTCTTCGACCGAGGTTTTGCCGCCGCCGCAAGAAGATGTCGCCACTGCGGGCAACCCTGCCTGGCCCGAATCGCCAGAAGAACGCCTCGCTCGCATCCGTGCGGAAGCGACCGAAAATCAGGACAACCCGTTCTACAAGTCTCCTATCGAACGCGATATCGGCGTCAATGCGCGCGGAGAGGACGGTTTCGTCAATCCGGAAATCGCCAAAAAGCAGCGCGAAGAGTATTTCAAGCGCCGCGCTGCCACCTCGCAGGGTAGCCCGACCACACGCCGCTATCTGAGCGAGCCGCCGGTCGACTATCGTCAGCCTGCAGATAGCGCACCTACGGGTGAACTGGGCGAGGACGAGGCCAAGAAGGCACGCGCCGCAAAAAAGGCAGCGCAAAAAGGCGGTGGCGGCTTCGACCTGGGCCGGTTATGGCCCTGGGGCGGATGATAAACCGAGACATACAAGCGGGCCCTGCGCCCGCTTTTTTTAACGCTGCTGTTTGAAGAAGTCTTTCAGGAGTGCGGAGGCTTCTGTTTCGCCAAGGCCCGGGTAGATCTCCGGTGCATGGTGGCAGGTGGGCTGTGTGTAGAAGCGCGCACCGTTGGTCACGGCACCTCCCTTTTCGTCGCCTGCGCCGAAATAGAGGCGACGAATACGCGCGAATGAGATGGCGGCGGCGCACATGGCACAGGGTTCGAGCGTTACATAGAGGTCGGCATCGACAAGACGCTCCGAATTGAGAACAGCGCAAGCTTCGCGGATCGCCACGATTTCCGCATGTGCTGTCGGATCGTTACATTCGCGGGTTCGATTTCCCGCACGCGCGATCACCTTTCCTTCATGAACGATCACCGCACCGACCGGCACTTCACCACGAGTTGCGGCGAAACGCGCCTGATCGAGTGCTTCATCCATGAAGCTGGTATAGTTCGCTTTCGTCGGTCTCATCACACTTTTTTGCTCGCAACTGGCGATGCGAATTGATACCTAGAGCGCCATGCGTCCGGAAGGCCGCAAAAAGGACGATCAATCATGTCGATTCCGCATTTCTGTAATGTCAGGTGATTCCACCTGGCTGCAAAATGCTTTAGATCGCCGTGCTTCCATCCGGAAGCAAAAGGGCGATCTAAACTGGTTACGGAGCATCGGAATAATTCGAAAACCGGATTCCACTTTTCGGTTCGATGCTCTAGACGCCTCTATAGCATTGGACGCGGCTCCGGAATCGACTTTCCTGTAGTCCGATCTCTGATTTAAAACACTGGAGTGGTTCCGGCGCACGGGGCGCAATACGGAATCCCAGGGCAAAAGGCCATCATGACCAAAGACCGACCCAACGATACCAAGCGGGAAAAGAAACCGGGCAAGGGCCGGGATGCGAGCCCGAGCGACGCCGACAAGGCGGGGGGCGAGCGCATTGCCAAGCGCCTTGCGCGTGCGGGTCTTGCCTCGCGCCGAGACGCCGAAGCGATGATCGAGGCAGGCCGCGTCAGCGTCAACGGCAAGGTTCTGGAATCTCCGGCCTTCAATGTGACCGCCTCCGACCGGATTTTGGTGGACGGAGAGCCACTTCCGGCGGTTGAGCGCACGCGGCTCTTTCTCTTCCACAAGCCCGGTGGCGTGGTGACCACCAACCGCGACCCAGAAGGCCGAAAAACCATTTTCGACGCGCTGCCGGAGGGCTTGCCGCGCCTGATCACGGTCGGACGTCTCGATATCAACACGGAAGGTCTGATTGTCCTGACCAATGATGGCGGGTTGGCACGGGCGCTGGAACTGCCGGAAACCGGCTGGCTGCGCCGCTACCGTGTGCGTGTGCATGGCAAGGTCGATGCCACGGCACTCGAAGGTCTCAAGGACGGCATCGCCGTGGATGGCGTGTTCTATGGCGCCATCGAGGCTACGCTCGACCGGGAGCAGGGAAGCAATGCCTGGCTGACGCTCGGTTTGCGTGAAGGCAAGAACCGTGAGGTCAAGAATGTTCTCGGGGCGCTCGGACTTGAGGTTACCCGGCTGATCCGCATTTCCTATGGCCCATTCCAGCTAGGCACGCTGGGCGAGGGCGAGGTGCAGGAGGTCAAGGGCCGCACCCTGCGCGACCAGCTCGGTGAGCGCCTGATCGAGAAGGCAGGTGCGAATTTCGATGCGCCGATTGTGAACCCGTTTTCCAACAAGCCGGTCCGTGCCGAGCGCAAACCGCGCGACGTCGATGTGGCAGACACCGGTGCAGGCCGCGACCGTGAGGGCGGCAAGACCTTTGTCAAAAACCGCAAGCGTGACCGCGAGGAAAAGCGTGAGGCCGCGCGCGACCGCCTGCAAACGTCTCGTCCCGGTCGCCGCGAGGATGACCGTGGCCCCCGCCAGAACCGAGGCAGTCATGTGTGGATGGCGCCCGGCGCGCGCCCACAGGGAAAGCGCAAACAGGCAGCTGCCGAAGCGGAGAAGGACGAAGGTTCGCAGACGGCCCGCAAACCGCGCCGTGAAGGCGGAGCGCAGGCGCGTGGCGACAAGCCGTTCCGTCCGCGTGGTGAAAAGTCTTTTGATCGCGATCGCCCCGAGCGCGGTGGCGATAGACCGCGTTTTTCAAAAGGAGACAAGCCCGAGGGCGATGCGCGGGAGAAAAGACCTTTCCGCTCCCGTGACGATCGCCCGGCTTCCGGTGACAAGCCTCGCTTCTCGAAGGGCGGCAAGCCCGATGGAAATCCTGGCGGAAGATCTAGCGGAAGACCTGGCGGTAAACCTGGTGGAAGACCTGGCGGAAAGCCGGGGGGCAAACCGGGAGCAGGCAAGAGTTTCGGCAAACCCGGTGGGAAGCCCTCCGGGAAGCCGGCCAGCAGGTTCTCGGGCAAGCCGGGTGACGGGTCGCGTCCTGGCAAGGGCCGTCCCGGCGGCGGCAAGCCCGGCAAGCCGGGGGGAGAAAGCTGACCCATGCGTATTGTGGGCGGTGAGTTTCGCGGTCGCACTCTGGCGACACCGAAGACGGACGCGATCCGGCCGACCACGGACCGGACCCGCCAGGCGCTGTTCAACATTTTCGAGCACCGCTACGCCGGCCGGCTGAAGAATGCGCGTGTGCTCGACCTATTCGCGGGCACGGGTGCGCTGGGACTTGAAGCCCTGTCGCGCGGTGCCGCCTATGCGCTCTTCATCGAAGAGGCAGCGGCTGCCCGCGCACTGATCCGCACCAATGTGGAGAATTTTGGTCTTCAGGGGCGCAGCAAGATCTTCCGCCGCGATGCGACACGCATCGGGGAGGTGGGGACGATCCAGCCCTTCGATGTTGTTCTGGCCGATCCTCCCTATGGCAAGGGGTTGGGCGAGAAGGCGCTTGCTGCAGCACTTGCCGGCGGCTGGATTGTGCCCGGGGCGCTGATCATGGTCGAGGAAGCCGCAGGCTCGCCGTTCGAACCACCGGAGGGCTTTCGGCTCATCGAACGACGTGAATACGGTACATCCTGCGCAACCTTTGCCGAGTGCGCCTGAGTTTCGTCACTTTTGCGCCGATAGCTTTGTCTTGTCATGAGCTCGTGGCATTGTGCGCGGGCGCACCACAAACCGTACAGGACCTTGTCCATGAGAAATTCCATAGCGAGCGTCGCTTTGAGCGCGGCATTCGCCTTAGTCCTTGCCGTCGCGGCGCCGTCCATCGCCCCCGCGCAGGAAGGTGACGATGACACAGCCGTTTCCCATTTCACCTTGGAGAACGGTCTTGAAGTCGTAGTTATCCCGGACCACCGCGCACCTGTTGCGACACACATGCTCTGGTACAAGGTGGGCAGCGCAGACGAGGAACCCGGCAAGTCCGGTATCGCTCATTTCTTCGAACACCTGATGTTCAAGGGGACGAGCACCTATCCTTCGGGCGAATTCTCGGCCGCGATTGCCGCGGTGGGGGGGAGCGAGAACGCGTTCACCTCCTATGACTACACGGCCTATTACCAGCAGATCGCTCCATCCGAATTACCGGACATGATGCGCTTTGAGGCGGACCGCATGCGCAATCTGGTCCTGTCGGAGGAGAACATCGAGACCGAACGTCAGGTGGTGCTCGAAGAGCGGCGCCAGCGCACCGACAATGTGCCCTCTTCAATCTTGTCGGAAGAACTCAACGCCACGCTCTATCAGAACCATCCCTACGGGATCCCGGTTATTGGCTGGCAGCAGGAGATCGAAGGGCTCACGCACGACGACCTTAAAAGCTTCTACGACCGGTTCTACACACCCAACAACGCTGTGCTGGTGGTCGCGGGCGACGTGAACGCAAATCAGGTGCGAACGATGGCGGAAGAAACCTACGGCGAGATCGCACGCGGCCCCGATCTGCCCTCCCGCGCGCGCCCCATGGAGCCGGAACAGAAAACCACGCGCGACGTCACATTCCGCGATCCGCGCGTCACCGTGCCCAACATGTCGATCAACTGGTATGTGCCGTCCGCCCGCAGAGCCGAGAAGGGCGAATTCGAGGCGCTCGCCATTCTATCGGAGGTGCTGGGAGAAGGTTTGCGCAGCCGACTTTATCAGGACCTCGTCGTCAAACAGGGGATTGCATCCAGCGCCGGCAGCTATTTGCAGGGCGCGGCGTATGACTACTCCGCCCTGGTCATCTACGGCGAGCCACGAGGCGAGGCCGAACTCGAAACGGTCGAGGCCGCGCTTGTCGCCCAGATCGATAAAATCAAGAGCGAAGGCATCACGCAGCAGGAACTGGACACGGCGCGCACCAAGATTCTGCGGGACCAGATTTTCATGCGCGACAGCCAAGTGCGCAGCGCCAATCTCTTCGGCGCTGTGTTGGCTACGGGGGGCAAGGTTGAGGACATCACCGGCCTGCCGGAGCGGCTGGACGCGGTGACCGTCGAGGCCGTTCAGGCCGTCGCCAAGCGCTATCTCGACATGGGCCATGCCGTGAAGGGCTATCTCTTACCCGAAGAGGGAGATCGCTCGTGAAACAGACCTCGAATTTTCATCCAGGTGCCTTTATGCGCAGTTTCCTCAATGCCGGTGCGCTGGTCGCGCTTATCCTCATCGTTGTTCCGGCGCAGGCCGCGGTTCAAATTCAGGATGTAACCTCGCAGAAAGGCATCGACGCCTGGCTGGTGGAGGACCATTCCCTGCCGATCAT
This region includes:
- a CDS encoding M16 family metallopeptidase; translation: MRNSIASVALSAAFALVLAVAAPSIAPAQEGDDDTAVSHFTLENGLEVVVIPDHRAPVATHMLWYKVGSADEEPGKSGIAHFFEHLMFKGTSTYPSGEFSAAIAAVGGSENAFTSYDYTAYYQQIAPSELPDMMRFEADRMRNLVLSEENIETERQVVLEERRQRTDNVPSSILSEELNATLYQNHPYGIPVIGWQQEIEGLTHDDLKSFYDRFYTPNNAVLVVAGDVNANQVRTMAEETYGEIARGPDLPSRARPMEPEQKTTRDVTFRDPRVTVPNMSINWYVPSARRAEKGEFEALAILSEVLGEGLRSRLYQDLVVKQGIASSAGSYLQGAAYDYSALVIYGEPRGEAELETVEAALVAQIDKIKSEGITQQELDTARTKILRDQIFMRDSQVRSANLFGAVLATGGKVEDITGLPERLDAVTVEAVQAVAKRYLDMGHAVKGYLLPEEGDRS